A stretch of Camelina sativa cultivar DH55 chromosome 18, Cs, whole genome shotgun sequence DNA encodes these proteins:
- the LOC104763120 gene encoding ATP-dependent DNA helicase PIF1-like: MGAVLKDNGGVFFVYGFGGTGKTIMWKTLSAVVRYRGLIAVNVASSDIASLLLEGGRTGHSRFCIPINPDDFIMCNINPNSDLANMLKETSLIIWDEAPMMSRYCFENLDRSLSNNMRNKDNKPFGGKVVVFGGDFRQVLPVINGAGSNVDKEHASNVMSEREAESIKEFSDWILAVGDGKIAEPNDGEALIDIPDEFVIKNVDDPIDAISRAVSEFLNSIRLSGLPNHMLQLKIGAHVMLLRIIDPKGGLCNNTRLKITQMGNNVLEACVIIGDRVGDKVLIPKVMIKPSDTKLPFRMRRSEFPLVVAFAMTINKSQGQSLEEVGLFLPRPVFSHGQLYVALLKVTSKKGLRVFIVDKEGEPKTQTMNVVFKEIFQNLWE; this comes from the exons ATGGGGGCTGTCCTGAAAGACAATGGAGGAGTGTTTTTTGTATACGGATTTGGTGGAACAGGAAAAACAATTATGTGGAAAACTTTGTCTGCTGTTGTTAGATATAGGGGATTGATAGCAGTTAATGTAGCATCAAGCGATATTGCTTCTTTGTTGTTGGAAGGTGGGAGGACTGGACATTCAAGGTTCTGTATCCCTATTAACCCTGATGATTTTATAATGTGTAATATCAATCCTAATTCAGATCTTGCTAACATGTTGAAAGAAACTTCTCTTATCATATGGGATGAAGCACCCATGATGAGCAGATATTGTTTTGAGAATTTGGATAGAAGTTTGTCAAATAATatgagaaacaaagataataaGCCATTTGGTGGAAAGGTTGTTGTCtttggaggtgatttcagacaAGTTCTCCCAGTTATCAACGGTGCTG GTTCTAACGTTGACAAAGAACATGCGTCAAATGTAATGTCGGAGAGGGAAGCAGAAAGTATCAAGGAGTTTTCTGATTGGATATTAGCTGTTGGTGATGGGAAAATTGCTGAGCCAAATGATGGGGAAGCTCTAATTGATATTCCAGATGAATTTGTAATCAAAAATGTTGATGATCCTATCGATGCTATAAGTAGAGCCGT TTCTGAGTTTTTGAATAGTATCAGACTATCTGGATTGCCAAACCATATGCTACAGCTCAAGATAGGTGCTCATGTTATGTTATTGAGGATTATTGATCCTAAAGGTGGTTTATGCAACAATACTAGATTGAAGATTACTCAGATGGGGAACAATGTTCTAGAAGCTTGCGTTATTATAGGGGATAGAGTTGGAGACAAAGTTTTGATTCCAAAGGTCATGATAAAACCATCGGACACTAAGTTGCCTTTCAGGATGAGGAGAAGTGAATTTCCATTGGTTGTGGCTTTTGCAATGACTATCAACAAGAGTCAAGGACAATCACTAGAAGAAGTTGGATTGTTTCTTCCTCGACCTGTATTTTCTCATGGACAGCTATACGTAGCGTTGTTAAAGGTCACATCTAAGAAGGGTTTAAGAGTTTTTATAGTGGATAAAGAAGGGGAGCCCAAGACGCAAACAATGAATGTTGTCTTCAAGGAAATATTTCAGAATCTTTGGGAATAA
- the LOC109130462 gene encoding uncharacterized protein LOC109130462, translating into MALSTENYSQPALNIANCVTVKLSERTYLLWKTQFESFLCGQGLLGFINGSTPRPVAATNADNTPNQTYQAWIHSDQVVKAWLLGSLSEDILSEVISTSTSQEVWNYLAAHFNKVSSARLFGLQRKLQNTEKKDMPMVDYLKELKSVCDQLASVGSPVSERMKIFAALNGLSREYEPIKTSIEGMLDGTPSPTLDDVIPRLTAFNDRLLSYTEETSISPHLAFNTQQFVSSHYSNRGRGNRSRVRGGYSTRSRGFHQQISASSRSSGQSADNRPICQICGKAGHVASTCWHRFDNTYQPDLPAALAALRITDVTDQAGH; encoded by the coding sequence atggcTTTGTCCACTGAGAACTATTCCCAACCTGCTCTAAACATTGCAAATTGTGTGACTGTAAAACTCTCCGAAAGAACCTATTTACTTTGGAAGACTCAGTTCGAGTCGTTCCTTTGCGGTCAAGGACTCCTGGGGTTTATCAATGGTTCTACTCCGAGACCAGTTGCTGCTACAAACGCTGACAACACTCCAAACCAGACCTATCAAGCTTGGATTCATTCAGATCAAGTCGTCAAAGCATGGCTTTTAGGATCGTTATCAGAAGACATTCTCTCCGAAGTCATCTCCACATCGACATCTCAAGAGGTATGGAACTATCTCGCTGCTCACTTCAATAAAGTATCCTCGGCTAGGCTGTTTGGTTTACAAAGGAAGCTGCAAAACACTGAAAAGAAAGATATGCCTATGGTCGATTATTTAAAAGAGCTTAAGAGTGTGTGTGATCAGCTAGCTTCTGTCGGTAGTCCTGTTAGTGAGAGAATGAAAATTTTTGCTGCTTTGAATGGCTTGAGTAGAGAGTACGAACCTATCAAGACCTCCATCGAAGGAATGCTAGATGGTACCCCATCACCAACTCTAGACGATGTGATACCACGCCTCACTGCCTTTAATGATCGATTGCTTAGCTACACTGAAGAAACAAGCATTTCTCCACACCTGGCGTTTAACACGCAACAATTTGTCAGCTCTCACTACAGCAACAGAGGTAGAGGAAACAGATCCAGAGTCAGAGGAGGATACTCCACTAGGAGTAGAGGATTTCATCAACAGATATCAGCCTCCTCTAGGTCTTCTGGTCAGTCTGCAGATAACAGACCCATCTGTCAAATATGCGGCAAAGCAGGGCATGTAGCATCCACATGCTGGCATCGGTTCGATAATACTTATCAACCTGATCTTCCTGCAGCCTTAGCTGCCTTACGCATCACCGACGTGACAGATCAAGCAGGTCATTAA